AAGAGGCTTTATACTTAAGGAATCTCCCGATGTGGTTGTTCTTATGGCAAATGCCGCTGCACTGGAGAGGAGTTTGTACCTCCTCTCAGAGCTGTTTCTCCTCGATGTACCAGTTATTCTTGGTGTGAACATGATCGATGTCGCTGAAGCTCAGGGTATTAGGGTTAATGTTTCTGCGCTCGAGCACGCATTGGGTATACCAGTAGTAGGTATGACGGCAACGAAGAATAGGGGAATACAAGAGCTTGTGGATAGAATACTTATGCTTGTTGAGGGGCATGAAGATTATCGACCCCACATACCAAAGGTAGCAGAGGACCATGAAAAGGTTTTTGAGGAAGTGGTTAATGTGTTATCGGAGGACCTTTTGACCGGTGATTTTGGATCTTCTCATCCACCGATTAGATGGTTGGCCACGAAGCTTATGGAAGGAGACCGAGAGATCGGAGAAGAAGTCGCAAGAAGACTTTCTCCCGAAGCTTTGAACAGACTCAATCGGCTGTTTATGGAGCATGAAGATGCCTTACACGCTGTGGTGAGGGGACGGTATGATTGGATAGAAACAATAGCCAGATCAGCCATTTCCCGTTTCAGAATAGGAGAGGTAGTATTCACTGATCGTTTGGATCATTTTTTAACAAGGCCTGTTTTTGGTATTCCTATACTTTTTCTTGTCTTTGCCAGCGTATTATACATCACATACAGTATCGGGGGGGCTGTTCAAGAGCGTCTTTTAGGTGCTTTTGCTGACCTCGGACAAACTGTGGGAGTGTACCTGTCATCCATGCCGGTTTGGGTTCGCAGTTTGATTGACGATGGGGTACTTAAAGGTGTAGGAGCGGTTGTTTCTCTGCTTCCCATTCTTATCATTTTCTTTGCTGTAATGGCGGTGCTGGAAGATGTGGGTTACATGGCGAGGGTTGCCTTTGTAATGGACCGCTTTATGCATGTGATGGGACTACACGGTAAAAGCATTATGCCTATGTGTTTGGGTTTAGCTTGCAATGTCCCTGCAGTGCTTGGTAGCCGCATTGTTGAATCTGAGAGAGAGAAACTTATTACCATATTCCTTACACCCTTTGTTCCCTGTTCTGCTCGTTTAGCAGTTCTAATGGCGATAGTTTACGCTATTTTCCCGCAGCACCCTGTGTTAGTTGCTGGATGTATAATAATGGTAAACGGTTTTCTTCTAGTTGTTACGGGCATGGCAATCAGAATTCTTTTTTCAAAAGAGGAGGTGGTGCCTTTTATTATGGAATTGCCCCTTTACCATCGTCCCAATCTGAGAACCATTGGGATCAATATTTGGGTGAATACCTGGTCTTTCATTAAACGAGCAGGGACAATAATTCTTTCCGTTTCGGTCATTGTCTGGTTTTTTTCGTATATGCCGAGTGGGAAAATAGAAAGCAGTTTTTTGGCTCAATTGGGATACATTTTTGATCCTGTGGCACGCGTTGTTGGTTTGGACTGGCGGGCTTTGACAGCGCTTCTCACGGGGATTGTAGCTAAGGAGAATGCCCTGGCAACTCTTGCTATACTTTACAAAGTTGATACCGAAGATTTGACCGGGATTTTACCTGCTTTAATGAGCCCCCCATCAGCCCTCGCCTTTCTCGTTATGTTGATGCTTTTCGTGCCATGTGTGGCCACGATGGCAGCACTGAAGAACGAAATGGCAAATAACCGGTGGTTCATCGCTTCCCTTGTATATTCGCTTATCGCTGCATTGGCAGGTGGTGTGATTGCCTACCATGTAGGAATGTATTTCTTTTGATAAAACTACATACTTTTCTTGATCTTACATGGTAGTGCTCTGATGTTAGGTGTCCCGTATTCTCGTCCCAATTTTTCCACGGAAGTGAGCATGTTCAGGTTTGATTTTTCCCAACCGTATAGTGAGGCCGAGCTCTCTTCTGGAAACCACCACCCATGTTCGGCGCAGATGACCCGAGGGTGTAGATCTGGGTTTAAGTGGGCCTTTTGTATTATTCGACCGTATCGAGTTTCTATGACAGTTTCGTCCCCCTCTTCAATGTTTAAGGAAGCTGCTGTTTGAGGATGAATCTCTACTTGGGGGTGAGGAGCAAGTCGTCTGAGTTTCTCCACCCATCGGTAAGATGAGTGAAGGTATATACGGTTTTTTGCACTTGTGAGTATTAGGGGATATTCTTCGTCCTCCGCTTCGGGAATGGTATCGAAAGAAGGTAAGGGTGGCAGACCTAACTTGTCCGCAGTTGACAGTTTAAGTTCCACTTTCTTTGTGGGCGTTTTAAATCCATCTCTTTCGTACCCTCGAAATCTGTCCGGTCCTTTTAAGTACCCCTTTTCCGCAAATTGGGCATAGGAAAGTCCGCTTGGTGCGAGCAGTGCTTCGAGGAAATCGTGCCAGTCTTCTGGCCAGAGTTCGGGGGGTGATACACGCTTTCCCAGTTCTGTTATGATTTTCATGTCTGGCCAGCATTCGTCTGGGGGGTCAACAATCTTCGGCCTAGCAAGAATGTAACCGTGCCCGAGACCATAGTGGCCAATATCATCGAATTCGAAATGACTGGCTGCGGGGAGCACCACGTCGGCAAGAGCAGTGGTAGGTGTCATAAACATATCGGAGATGGCGAAGAAGTCCAGTGATATTAACGTCTCGTAAGTTAATCTGCTGTTTGCCCACGAAAGCATTGGGTTGCAACAAATGGCGAAAAAACCTCGAACGGGATAGGGAATTCCATTTAGTACGGCACGACGGAAATACGCGGGTGGAATGGTCATAAAGCGGGGAATAACCCGGTAGTGCGCACTTATCATCTCTGTTCTTTTGTTTGGTATCAGATCTGCTCTTACGAATTCCGAGAGCCTCATTATCTTAGGATCATGAGCTTCTACATTACCTCCGGGAACGTCGAGGTTTCCTGTGATTGCCATGAGACATATCAGGGCTCTTACTGTCTGAAACGCATGAATATTGTGTTCAATAGGGTTTCCCCACTGAATTGCTGCCGGCTTTGCTTTTGCGTAATAGTGGGCAGCAGTTCTTATTTCTTCTGCGGAGAGCCAAGTTATAGATGCAACTTTTTCTGGAGTATAGTCCTTCACATGCTGGGCGAGCTCGGAAAACCCCACTGTCCATTCTTTCACAAACGAGCTATCGTAAAGTTCTTCTTCAATGATGACGTTAATCATAGAGAGGGCTAACGCAACGTCTGTTCCAGGACGTATTCTCAACCACATCCTGGCCTTTTGACATAAATCAATTTTCCTGGGATCTACGACAATTAACTCTGTACCTTTTTTGAGCTGCTCGCGGAGAAGACTATTTATTTCGCCTTCTTCATTTGTGGCGGTTATATTGCTTCCCCAGAGAATTATGAGGGCACTTTCGTTATGAAGGTCCACCACCGGGTAAAACCCACATGAGTGCACCCCCGTTATCTCCCGAGGGGCGTGACAAACGTCTTGAGAGGCAACAACGTTTGGTGAACCGAATACATTGGCAAGGCGGATCTGGAGGAAATGATCCAGTCCCTTGGGCATGCCGACTCCAAAGGCCACTGCCCGTGCCCCGTAGGTGTCTCGCAATCGGTTTAGATTTTCTGCAATGAAGTTGAGAGCTTCCTCCCAGGAAATCCGAACCCATTGACCTGATCCTCTTTCACCCACCCTCTTCAATGGATAGCGCAGACGTTCAGGATGGTAAAGGCGCTCTGCGGATAGGGCTCCTTTCGGACATATGAAACCTCGATTGAGGAAACCCTCGGGATCTCCCTTTATTTTGAGGATACGATTACCCTGTACACCTACTAGGAGTCCACATCCCCCGTGATCCATGCGCGCGCAATGTGTTTTTTTCCATTTTATAGTGCTCTCCATTTCCGCCTCCTTTTTCATGTTGGGAATTACATATGGATGATACGGATTTTCGTCCATCGCCATGAGTATCCATGTCGTTCCAGGGTGAATCGTAATGTATCTCTATCCCCCTCTTTAATGGATATGATGAATTCCGATGGTGAGACGTAAGAGCATCGGGCCTGTTTTAAGAAAGACCAGAATAAGTCCCCTGTTTCTGCTTCGGTTATTTTGAACTGTCCTTTTGTGTATAAAATCATGCCCTCTGGTGTGACCAGTTGATCAACCATTTTATCCAACAGCTGAGAATTCACAATTTCCCGAAGTTTTTCCAAAAGTTCAGGATTCATCTCCGTGCCTCGATAATTCATAACCGTTTCTTTTAGCTGAGATTTCACACTTGCCCGCAGGGCGGGAAAATCAACTAGTTCCAATATACGTTCCCTATCTTGTTCTTTGAAGGCTTTAATAATGTTGAAAATCGCTATGTAGGGGAGCGCGTAGAGCACGGAGAAGACGACTAAGCCAAAAATAACGATTGCAATTATAGAGTTCCGTTTGGACAAATGCATTTTATCCTCCTTATTCCCATCCAATGGGTTCATAACCTCTTTCCCTTAGACATCTTTCTA
The Syntrophales bacterium genome window above contains:
- the feoB gene encoding ferrous iron transport protein B, with the translated sequence MSEHSGRMDNPFSGKETVLPLFALKENEEAIVRELKGGHGVLSRFASLGIAVNSRLRVVRISRGPVVIQIGGTRIALGHGEAAKIFVSPIETPACESLSDKEQSKKRYLVALAGQPNVGKSTVFNILTGLTQHVGNWPGKTVEKKEGIYICGNVELKIVDLPGTYSLTAFTEEERLARGFILKESPDVVVLMANAAALERSLYLLSELFLLDVPVILGVNMIDVAEAQGIRVNVSALEHALGIPVVGMTATKNRGIQELVDRILMLVEGHEDYRPHIPKVAEDHEKVFEEVVNVLSEDLLTGDFGSSHPPIRWLATKLMEGDREIGEEVARRLSPEALNRLNRLFMEHEDALHAVVRGRYDWIETIARSAISRFRIGEVVFTDRLDHFLTRPVFGIPILFLVFASVLYITYSIGGAVQERLLGAFADLGQTVGVYLSSMPVWVRSLIDDGVLKGVGAVVSLLPILIIFFAVMAVLEDVGYMARVAFVMDRFMHVMGLHGKSIMPMCLGLACNVPAVLGSRIVESEREKLITIFLTPFVPCSARLAVLMAIVYAIFPQHPVLVAGCIIMVNGFLLVVTGMAIRILFSKEEVVPFIMELPLYHRPNLRTIGINIWVNTWSFIKRAGTIILSVSVIVWFFSYMPSGKIESSFLAQLGYIFDPVARVVGLDWRALTALLTGIVAKENALATLAILYKVDTEDLTGILPALMSPPSALAFLVMLMLFVPCVATMAALKNEMANNRWFIASLVYSLIAALAGGVIAYHVGMYFF
- a CDS encoding molybdopterin-dependent oxidoreductase, coding for MESTIKWKKTHCARMDHGGCGLLVGVQGNRILKIKGDPEGFLNRGFICPKGALSAERLYHPERLRYPLKRVGERGSGQWVRISWEEALNFIAENLNRLRDTYGARAVAFGVGMPKGLDHFLQIRLANVFGSPNVVASQDVCHAPREITGVHSCGFYPVVDLHNESALIILWGSNITATNEEGEINSLLREQLKKGTELIVVDPRKIDLCQKARMWLRIRPGTDVALALSMINVIIEEELYDSSFVKEWTVGFSELAQHVKDYTPEKVASITWLSAEEIRTAAHYYAKAKPAAIQWGNPIEHNIHAFQTVRALICLMAITGNLDVPGGNVEAHDPKIMRLSEFVRADLIPNKRTEMISAHYRVIPRFMTIPPAYFRRAVLNGIPYPVRGFFAICCNPMLSWANSRLTYETLISLDFFAISDMFMTPTTALADVVLPAASHFEFDDIGHYGLGHGYILARPKIVDPPDECWPDMKIITELGKRVSPPELWPEDWHDFLEALLAPSGLSYAQFAEKGYLKGPDRFRGYERDGFKTPTKKVELKLSTADKLGLPPLPSFDTIPEAEDEEYPLILTSAKNRIYLHSSYRWVEKLRRLAPHPQVEIHPQTAASLNIEEGDETVIETRYGRIIQKAHLNPDLHPRVICAEHGWWFPEESSASLYGWEKSNLNMLTSVEKLGREYGTPNIRALPCKIKKSM
- a CDS encoding DUF2939 domain-containing protein; its protein translation is MHLSKRNSIIAIVIFGLVVFSVLYALPYIAIFNIIKAFKEQDRERILELVDFPALRASVKSQLKETVMNYRGTEMNPELLEKLREIVNSQLLDKMVDQLVTPEGMILYTKGQFKITEAETGDLFWSFLKQARCSYVSPSEFIISIKEGDRDTLRFTLERHGYSWRWTKIRIIHM